Below is a window of Humulus lupulus chromosome 9, drHumLupu1.1, whole genome shotgun sequence DNA.
TTTGGACCTTTTGCTTTTGGCTTAAAATGTTCGATTGATTCTTTGATAGATGTTTTTTATTTGTAAGATCTTATCCATTTTCTGTTTATGAAAATGTAGGCAACTTTAGCTTTGTATGCTGCTAGAAGAACTTCAGGAATTGTTGTAAATATTGGGTTTCAAGTCACATCAGTTGTTCCAAGTAAGGAGTGATAGTTtctcttttatcttttatatgctttatgcTTCCTTAAACTATCAACAAGGTTTCATTTACCTATGATATATACTGATTAGCCCTGCAATATAAGTTACAATTTTAACTTTCCATGCAGCCTTGCTgcttttattcttctttttcattttcattctATGGATTTTCTAGTGCTTTCTTTTATATCATATCTTGGTTGCATTCAATGTTTGGGGATCTGAAATatactcttttcttttctttttcggcTTCTAGTTTTACATGGTAAAGTAATGCGCGAAGTGGGTGTGGAGGTTGTGGGACTGGGAGCACTAAAACTTACCGGGTTTCTTAAGGAGTTGATGCAGCAGAACAATATTAGTTTTGAATCGCTGTACACCGTTCGCACTTTGAAAGAGGTACAATTCTTGCTTGTTTCTTGAGTGCAGAATATTGTTGTTGAATATTTATCCTAGTTTTTCCTGACTGTAGTTATTCTGTTTTAATACTATCAGCTTTGCACCCTCaaagaaaatatttttctcaTGGTACATTAAACTACTAATACCATTAGTATCCTGTGTTTTAGTGGAATGTTTCAATTTTGTTTTCTACTGCACTTCTCTCTCATTTTTGTAAGGAGACCTTGCTGAAGCTGAGTTCTATTTATGACCTTATTTCTATACAGAATATCTGTTATGTTGCCTATGATTATGAGGCTGAGATACTCAAAGATACACGAGCATCATCTGACGCAGCAGGAGAAGGTCAGTTCATTCTTTCAAAAGAGCGGTTTCAAACAGGAGAAATCTTATTCCAGCCACGAATGGCAGGAGTGTAAGTTCTGGAACTTATAATATTTATTGCTTCACGAGCAATGTCAGGAAAGTTCCAACTGTGTGGATGCATGTGATTGTGTGTGTGTGCTGCAAGGATATTAAAACTTCTACCATATAATTCATCGAAAAAGATGTCTAGAAATGCTTTATGTCTTGATTCTAGGCTTTAAAAATGTGACGAGAATACAGTTCTTCTAAGAGAATATAATTGAGACTTCATGAAAGTATGGTGTTTAAATTGTGAAAGACATATGaataatatgcatataatcaggtAGTTGTTTCATTATTCTTCTGCAAATTTGGTACAGCTAATCTTGTTTTTCACTAGAATTGGAACTCTATAATATTGTAGTTTTTGTAAGTTACTATTATGTCTAGAATAAGGATAGTGGTATTTGTATATCTCATGTATTAATGACCACATAATGCCAACAAATGTATACATAAATAATAACTTggcaattaaaatataacaagttACAGAAGTCTACTTGACACATGTTTATCTTATAAACCAGAAGTACAGTTGATGAATTTATAAGTTACTAATTTGCTCTCGACAACCTTTTGTTTCTTGCTAACTTACATGCAGTAAAACACTTTACTTGAACCTGGTTAGGCCATTGTAACCCATGAACACTATTTATGTCTTCCCAAGTTGGTATCCTAGTGCAATACGAACCTTAATTTCAGGCCATCAAACAATGAAACCATTTGAACAATTTCATAAATTTCAAGTCAAATTCTTTAACTTAATTCCACCAAATAGAAAACCCAACATCATGATTGCTTCAAATCTCAGGAACCATGTAGAATAAACCAATAGTTATCTATACAAGCAAAATTTATAACTAAGAATTGAaactcattttaaaaaaaaatatacatatagacAAATGCATATACCTGTTAAGGATCATTGTAGCCAAGAAAAACTTGGAAAACATCACTGTCAAGAGGCATGTCTACTGTTTTATGACCTTTCCTAACAAAAGTGCTTATTTCACTTCCATTACAGATCAAGGAACCAACAAAAAACTGGTACTAAAATAAAGTAACACACTATTGAAGAATATTaagtattatattttaaaataagaagaatattcagcaaaatacaaataaaaaaaattaaatatcaaCAACTTGAATGAAAGAGCTTACACTCTAATGTTCTACCAAGGCTATTGTTAGGGAAACTCTTTTATGtcattaaaaaaaagaaagagaagaaaaactgtAGTCTTTTTTAATCAGGTAAGTGATCAAATAATGATAGAATTTTTTAAATAACCCAATAAAAATGACAATACACAATGACAATACTGTCAATGCATGTATATGGAAAGGTTCACAACACACCAACTCATAGCTATCAAATTGATTCAAACAAACATTATTTGAAACTGGCATGATGGATGGTGAAATTGAAAGCATTTAATCATAACTTTTACAAATGAAAATGAAAAGTCTGAAGCATCAGGTGATGGCTGCTGCATTGGCAGCTGCTGTGTACATGGTTTGGAGAAATAGAAATCTGTGTGTGTTTGAGATGAGATCTTTGGCTATTGGTCTTGTAATTCAGCTGATTAAGTTCAGTATTAGATCTAGACTAGCCAGGTTGCCTAAGCTGAAAGTGAGGACCAGTGAGGTGGCGTTCTTAGAGGCTATTACTCAGTTGTAAATGTTTTTGTTTGGCTATTTGAGCTTGGTTTGTTTTCTTGCTGGTTTATTGCTTTTTTAGGTCCTGTGTGGAGGCGTTCTTAGGGGCTATTTCTCAGTAGTTTCTGTTTTTGTTTGGATCTTTGAGCTTGGTTTGTAATCTTGCTGGTTTGTTCAATATATTCattttttccataaaaaaaagaaaagaaaatgggtGGTTAAAAGAAGACATTACACTGTAAAATAAGCAGAAAGACAAGCTCTGAAATAATTTGGTACCAAATAAATATAAAAGCTCCTCCTAGTTATGTTAAAAAGATagtattctaattatttaaaactaaatatGTATTAGGATTATATTAATTTCATGACAGGTTGATAATGCAATTACAGAGCACATATAATCCAAAAACGTAGAAAATGTAGTACTTGCTCAaaacttttttaattaatatcataaaaactAAGAAAATAATTAATGGACACCATGGTGCTTAAATATCTCACATACACATCACTGAATAATGTTTCAGAAAATGGgttttgttttatatgtgtttcTTTACTTATTATTATTGGGTCAATAATTTGTTTAAGTTCAGTACTTCACTGAATCATTGATCAGTCTTTCTGAAAAAGAAAGCAGATTTTCATGTTGCTCTTACAAGTaaatatgaatcaaataataatcTCATGAAAATTTCTACATATTTACTTATTCTATTAGACCATATATGAATGAAGAAACAACTTAAgtaaccttaatttttatttgcTCTTCTTGTCTTTAATAAACTAATAATCTTGTAAAAAAATTAGTTgttattagaatttttttatatgCATGTTGAACATTGTAATAATATCTTGTAAAAGTTCAAACCTTGGTTGCTCAAGAAATCTTTGATGTGTTACTTCAAAAAACATAAAATCTTTTATGTGttctttcaaaaaaaataaatatctgATGTGGTCACTACTCTCACAGATCTGTATCAAAGATTGATAAAATTGTAACTTCTGACAAATAACCATGTCTATATATACATTTTATGATTTGATTAAGCACTGTGAGATATACTGTCAttatttttgggtaaaatgtacATTGATTTTGAATTTGGTGTCCTTTACAGTTAAACATGGATTTTTCAAAATTAATCAAATCAACTTTATGGGGTTTTACTTATAATTTAAAACGTCGAAAAGTCTTTCTTTTTTAGATTTGGGTGTGTGATACCAATCCATCCATGTAGTGTTTGAATTTGTCTTTATTATTGTTTCATGAGtgccttatttaattttttttaacataataaatttattgtttaGCTAAAGTACATGTAAATTAATCcaatttatatgaaatagttgcaAAATTAATGAACTTTTAATTCATGGACTCAAGTCATTGTGTTGCAAAAATTTCCCAGCACCAAAACATGCCAATCCAAATATATAAGcagaaaacataacatataagttACAAATATATTGACCAACTCCATTAGATGTCATCAGTATATTTAAAAATCGAATCAGTATATATTGTCTCTTGGATATCTTTAAATATATAAACTACAAATTTACATATATTAcctgttaaatataaaatataaaatatatttatatttatattttctttataaagtTCTTTTAAAGATAGTGTTGTGATATTGGGTTTAgtagggaattttattccatgtaAGTAACTGTCTTTGGTATGTGGTGATGGCTGCACGGCTGTCTTATTTGGTAATGAAATTCTAATTCATTAATTGAACCATTTTTAGATAAGAATTATTTGTTCTTATCTCATgtaattgttattaattttagACTATttcagtaaaaaaaaatatagtacatttgacaatttaattattttgttttctatcCATTTCATAAAACCCATTTCAGCATTCCATCCTCCATCCCAATCTGTAGTTTCATAAAACAATACCTGGTCATAATCATATTGGAATAATCTTACTACATCAGGAGTACAGCTATTGCTTATGGTTAAACAGTTTGATGACATTTCCTGGTCATGATATGGTGCTTATGGTTAAACAGTTTGATGACATTTCATGTTGATCAAGAATAATTGAAATTAGAGCATATGCATATAGTCCATGATTTATTACATGAAGAtcttaaaataggtattttaaaacACTACTGCTGTCTTGTGCCAGCAAAATAGTACAAAATGCCCCATAACAGACCAATTGCAACTGAAATTGtgaaaggcaaaaaaaaaaacataagtttATAGCCTCTGCATTTGCTTACAGTAGGAAACCTCTGCATCTACATTTAGTATACTGTTTCATACTGAAGTCACTGAACCATGAATGGCTCATATCATTGATGTTTCATTTTATTTCCATGTATAAATGAGAATACAACTCTTCTTTTTCCTGTGCTTATATCAGTGTTTGGTTGTTCTACTAAAAGTTCTCTGTCATTGTTAATTATAAAGTTCCATAATTTTGATAATGATTGTAAAACTAGtctaaaaaacaataaaaatggaTATAAATCTTTTGCAAAGTAAAAGAGAAATCACATCTGTAAAACGAGCTTGTGTGAGACTAAATATGCTGATATGTATGTTGAGTCTACTTTGCTAAagtttattttaagattttggTATCAATATCAACTTTGACGAAGTGGGTgagttcaaataataaaaaaatgcagGGGTCAAAACATGAGATTCTCAATAGTGTGCGAGTTATTAATACATCTGCTCATCAGTTTTTTCTAAGGCTTATTGGTAGCAGTAATAACACTCCCATGAAATGTTGCAGAGCCTAATTTCCTCATTAAACTTGGATTCTCGCAGGTAAAACCACAATGATAAAACTTGAATACTAATAAAACAGTCCCAACATGGACAAATTACTCATCTAGTTAATTTTCATAACAATGATCAAAGTTACATATGAACAAACATGGAAAACCACAAGGTTTCTTTTTTAAAAGAAGGattaataaagaaataatataagaTAAAACCACTGTTGTTACATTTATTTGAtattccaacttttatttttggttgtttgaacttgcttgccatgttgtttagtttgttagtttatcatacatgcttgtttaatatctattgacaaattttaattttgtattaatcctttaagtattgattatattctttaggttggggatcgaattggcaaggagcattgcaaaggtaatttgcaagaggtacggaatttgttcttttaactcttattattaatatctttaaaatgttagaggagtttgaatatcttaaatattcatccatagagaagtaggttctgagattaaaattgtgtgctgcggtgataacggaaggttgaaaagttgtgtgtattagagaagtaagttctggaaaatttgtttgtgtgctgcggtgatataaggaagaaaacttattgtgtgtcgtttgagttttttgacttggtattgatagatggtcaggtaagcttttatatgtaaagattagatttttcattatatgtatagattaaaattttcatttagtcatattgttttcattatttccatatgtatagattagatttaattgccacaacccaagctaaaatcttgtctttgatccaaacccaattagttagtggtTACCATTTTAGAAtatgatttttcaattaaaaacactagaatctcttgaaagCTTAATGAAACTAAAGTACTAGAAATTAGTAATAGATTTAGACCAAGAAATCTTTAGTGGGAGTAAGAATCATGGTACTAGAAAATCAAGTAACTGCTATAACATACAATTAAAAATCTCAGCACTAGAACAATCAAAACCATTTGAGCAATAAGGAATGAATTTTAATAGGTAAAAAAAGAAAAGACCCTATTCGTTTGATAATATGTTTTCAAGTGGTCCAGAAGAACATAAGATAACAGTCTAGCTTCAATCATTTTGGTTGgatcatttttcatttttgaccCTTTGATTCTTCTTTCTCAATGATTGAATGCTATTCATACGTACCTACAAATTATGATTACTAcaaaatcaaaaataaataaatatacagcATTTGAATCTCAAAATTTGATTCAAAATATCTAGTGGATCCATCCAAAACAAATGTATATTCACAGTTCATGTCAACACTAACTATATATCTATAACTAACCATCACACAGTTTCAATTTATTGCAATTGTTAtggtttaattttagttttttttttaattttaaataatttaaatttacttttaattaaCTATATTAAGACACATGTATATAATTAGTTAGAGCACATATTTTGTCAAGTATTAAATTATCTCAATAAATTTGAACCCTTTAGTTAGGCCTTCAAATTGGGATTTAACTTCCTTTAATGAGTTTGAAACCTCTGTAAACAGTAGTATCTCTTTTGTATACACCTATAAAAGATTAGAGGATCAACTTAATGAGTGAAGGAACAAAATAGTTCAGTAGTTGATGAAAAATATGTTAAAAGCATcataacaaacaaacaaaaaaatattacaaacaacctCAACTATCGAATGAATCCCTCGGCCTAGTGAAAACTGAATTCTGTCTTCTCTTTGATGTAGAAGATAAGAAAAGAGAAGAGGAAAATAGAGTGTTTCTTGACTTTTCTTTGTCAgtttttcttttttcaattttCCTCCCAATTTTTAATGACTAAATAAATGAGTTTGGAGAAAACCTCTTCCGTAGaagatttcattattttttttctcaatatttttttcaacacTATTTATATTGCCACATTTGCTTTAATAGTTGATCATAAAAGACATAAAATACTTTTCTTAACAaaatatttctaaagagtaataaGTGTAATTTGACTCGTAATAATTAGCATCAAAATAGGCAAATTCTACTCGTTCTAAATTTGTTTAACGATTTATtggttgacaaaaaaaaaattgttttaaagGTTAAAAACAGAGTAACAAAGTAGGTGTTATTGTACTATTGTATACGTATTAGTACttgttagaaaaaaaaatcatataattcaaaaagtgatatatgttgtaacactatttatcatttttaattgTTTACTGGCCCACTTATGGTACtatatttgaaagaaaaaatgcaacacatggagcaactcattgtttctttatgaaaaatcaagtaagtattttgatgctgaaactatattttcatgtggctgaattgcaataataactaagattcatgtttaattttttggttagtctttacttttgtattttttttaattttgatgttgaattcatgtctttctatcttacttgtaaatagaatacatctactcagagtgaggagcaatcaaatgtcaatgttcaatcaaattctcatgttcattccactcaggtaattatgataataattatatgaaaatgataaaatctaaaacatataatattcaatataaaatcatttactgttgctgaatttgttatattgatatattgttagagtgtcaagaaccacacatttggctcaaaatgcaaaatattagattggattggatctggagaaattattgcagaaggttattttatctcaagtgagccaaaggatgaggttcaccatgttcctcttgggcctagtgctatgaaagtggggatagatcttgtgagaatgaatgatgcatttctgtggaggccttcaacaattatgtctactatagaagatgctgtaggtagtataattgcatggccagctgataaagttataattaggtaattaactttttttatgtactcttttagtttactataactttaagttgaagcattacttatttaaattttgttgtagctaaacaaatggactcacaacaaagacaagtgcgcaaaggatgatgaattgaaggatggagcaagtttcacgcatggtttacttttgtgtatcttgtaatgtttctatttttcatttttgaagtaaaaattgttcacgattataaaactttattatgttatgctttcaaacttaagttagaactaagatctcatgaagtagacacattcatggtttgaattagttattgtttaatgtaatacttatggtttatcaatctactgagaattacattttatgattaattttgaatttttttttatcaaaatacaataatgaaaatcttttaattaaaaaaaaaaccatataagtttacttatcaaaataaaatttaaaattttattactatatgttatgatttaaaaacatattataagcgtaaaaaatcgttatggtttatataatataacaaactaaaaatgttatcaaaacaatcaaatgtaacagttgaaaagtgttatgaaaaaagtacaagattaaacttcaaatttataaccaaaaactc
It encodes the following:
- the LOC133799696 gene encoding actin-related protein 8-like → MAITDGGEESQEVEVASGTKEPQGRKDRDIAPSNDIDPRMGEDRMQVRAPSQPVVVSTPILHYDDTESAKASRRQLKEAIYTTLFNMNVPAVCAINQATLALYAARRTSGIVVNIGFQVTSVVPILHGKVMREVGVEVVGLGALKLTGFLKELMQQNNISFESLYTVRTLKENICYVAYDYEAEILKDTRASSDAAGEGQFILSKERFQTGEILFQPRMAGVLKHQVMAAALAAAVYMVWRNRNLCVFEMRSLAIGLVIQLIKFSIRSRLARLPKLKVRTSEVAFLEAITQL